One genomic region from Spirulina subsalsa PCC 9445 encodes:
- a CDS encoding RNA polymerase sigma factor SigF, which produces MSTAVSRSIQPDYSSSDSLPSPDLPTISLKNDSLELLRQYQERPDSALRNEIVTLNLGLVRKEAHHWVKQCTESYEDLLQVGCLGLIRAIERFDLSKGHAFSSFAIPYIRGEIQHYLRDKGSSVRIPRRWLELRQQAIASTRSLRAELNRPPTDQEIAERVGLSLMEWQEIQLAYQNREPLSLDLPVGEGDEGLTSLGELVPDHQYRSFQLAQEDRIRLQQSLVQLEQRTRDVLEFVFLHDLTQKEVAERMGISVVTVSRRVKKGLNALKGLMGKG; this is translated from the coding sequence ATGTCTACTGCCGTGTCTCGTTCCATCCAACCTGATTATTCATCTAGTGATAGTCTACCCAGTCCTGACCTGCCGACTATCAGCTTGAAGAATGATAGTTTGGAATTATTACGCCAATACCAAGAACGTCCGGACTCTGCCTTGCGCAATGAGATCGTCACGCTGAATTTAGGCCTAGTGCGGAAAGAAGCACACCACTGGGTAAAACAATGCACGGAAAGTTATGAAGACTTGTTACAAGTGGGCTGTTTAGGGTTAATTCGAGCCATTGAACGGTTTGATCTCTCGAAAGGTCATGCTTTTAGTTCCTTTGCTATTCCTTATATTCGGGGTGAAATCCAGCACTATTTGCGAGATAAAGGCTCTTCGGTGCGGATTCCGAGACGATGGTTAGAACTACGGCAACAGGCGATCGCTAGCACCCGTTCTCTGAGGGCTGAACTGAACCGCCCCCCGACGGATCAGGAGATTGCCGAACGGGTGGGATTGTCCCTGATGGAGTGGCAAGAGATTCAACTCGCCTATCAAAATCGGGAACCCTTGAGTTTAGACCTCCCGGTTGGAGAAGGGGATGAGGGGCTGACCAGTTTAGGGGAATTAGTTCCCGATCATCAGTACCGCAGTTTCCAACTCGCCCAAGAGGATCGGATTCGTTTACAACAGTCTTTAGTGCAACTCGAACAACGCACCCGAGATGTTCTAGAATTCGTCTTTCTGCACGATTTAACCCAAAAAGAAGTAGCGGAACGCATGGGGATTAGTGTGGTTACTGTCTCCCGTCGGGTCAAAAAAGGTCTAAACGCCCTGAAAGGTTTGATGGGAAAAGGCTAG